In Propionimicrobium sp. PCR01-08-3, one DNA window encodes the following:
- a CDS encoding TRAM domain-containing protein has translation MSDLQTVELGPIAHGGHCVARIDGRVVFVRHGIPGEQARVRVTDDSKPRFWWGEVVQVIEPSPDRVTPPCPIAGRCGGCDFQHVSLARQRRLKAEVVEEQLHRLAGIDRDVVVEQVPGDDEGLDWRTRMRYLVRDGKIGLRAWRSDDLVELPEGGCRIAHPDGPVDLGNYASGDGDLQVTIADGTCTVLGPDGQVLEGSEIVIQHVRGRKYQVRADGFWQVHPGAAGVLTEAVLEGLKPRATERALDLYCGVGLFAGALVDEGCRVTGIEASRSAIELAKLNVPQAKFFATRMEKAGSRLPKKTDLVVLDPPRTGAGAQVVKRLAQLDARAIAYVACDPAALARDLATFAKCGYRLDALQAFDLFPMTHHVECVAILHADA, from the coding sequence ATGTCTGACCTGCAGACCGTCGAGCTGGGGCCAATCGCCCACGGCGGGCATTGCGTTGCTCGCATCGACGGACGCGTGGTCTTCGTCCGGCATGGCATCCCCGGCGAACAGGCGCGGGTGCGGGTCACCGACGACTCGAAGCCACGATTCTGGTGGGGTGAGGTCGTGCAAGTCATCGAACCGAGCCCAGACCGGGTGACTCCGCCGTGCCCGATCGCCGGACGATGCGGCGGCTGCGACTTTCAGCACGTCTCGCTCGCGCGACAGCGTCGGCTGAAGGCTGAGGTCGTCGAAGAACAACTACATCGGCTCGCAGGGATTGATCGGGACGTGGTGGTGGAGCAGGTGCCGGGCGACGATGAGGGGCTCGACTGGCGCACCCGGATGCGCTATCTGGTGCGCGACGGCAAGATCGGTTTGCGTGCCTGGCGTTCGGACGATCTGGTCGAGCTCCCCGAAGGCGGATGCCGAATTGCTCATCCGGACGGGCCGGTCGACCTGGGCAACTATGCGTCCGGCGACGGCGATCTGCAGGTGACCATCGCGGACGGCACTTGCACGGTGCTGGGGCCCGATGGCCAGGTGCTCGAAGGCAGCGAGATCGTCATCCAGCATGTCCGCGGACGCAAGTATCAGGTGCGGGCCGACGGATTCTGGCAGGTGCATCCCGGCGCGGCAGGTGTTCTGACCGAGGCTGTGCTCGAAGGGCTGAAACCTCGGGCGACCGAGCGCGCCCTCGATCTCTACTGCGGTGTGGGCTTGTTCGCCGGTGCATTGGTGGACGAAGGCTGCCGGGTCACCGGTATCGAGGCGAGCCGGTCGGCGATCGAGTTGGCGAAGCTCAATGTGCCGCAGGCGAAGTTCTTCGCCACCCGGATGGAGAAAGCCGGATCGAGACTCCCGAAGAAGACGGACCTGGTCGTCCTCGACCCGCCACGCACCGGCGCTGGGGCCCAAGTGGTGAAGCGTCTCGCTCAGCTGGACGCCCGGGCCATCGCGTACGTCGCCTGCGACCCGGCAGCGCTGGCCCGAGACCTGGCGACCTTCGCGAAGTGCGGCTACCGCTTGGACGCACTCCAGGCCTTCGATCTCTTCCCGATGACCCACCACGTCGAGTGCGTCGCGATCCTGCACGCGGATGCATAG
- a CDS encoding Nramp family divalent metal transporter yields the protein MSAAEPMQSTEEADLPDTGVIQDDPYVLDPAKVQDPPKGWGPSIKFLGPGMITSAAVVGSGELITATTLGAKVGMMLLWLVFVSTFVKVAVQIELARWSISTGKPGIFGYNQVPPKIFGRSWASYIVILMFIQFMASQGGVVGAAGVAMSMLLPIGGDPFSALSIGIWVWIFIVLAIIIHQINKYELIEKLSTWLVVLVTFLIVLMVFGIQFTEFAWTATDLADGMRFRIAAGSMGIALSMFGLTGVGAGEISGYTFWCVEKGYAAWTGPNDGSDEWVARARGWISVMKKDAWVSWVIYTLSTASFYMLGATVLHKQSLVVEGNELILTISRIFTDTLGAWVGPVFLVFAAVALYKTILANVPGLSRQTAASLAVFGAYDWTNAKSRNKTMRVLMVIMPICWGLLATVVNSPLVLVILGGTLNAIYLMVVAVATVYLSFTQTDKRIKDGHVFMVYLIISGIAIFAVGAIGLHDTLF from the coding sequence ATGTCCGCAGCCGAACCTATGCAGTCAACCGAGGAAGCCGACCTTCCCGATACCGGAGTGATCCAGGACGATCCGTACGTTCTCGACCCAGCGAAGGTGCAAGATCCGCCCAAGGGCTGGGGGCCGAGCATCAAGTTCCTCGGCCCCGGCATGATCACTTCCGCGGCGGTCGTCGGGTCCGGCGAGTTGATCACTGCCACGACGCTCGGCGCCAAGGTCGGCATGATGCTGCTCTGGCTGGTCTTCGTGTCGACCTTCGTCAAGGTCGCGGTGCAGATCGAGTTGGCCCGCTGGTCGATCTCGACGGGCAAACCGGGCATCTTCGGATACAACCAGGTGCCGCCCAAGATCTTCGGACGCAGCTGGGCGTCCTACATCGTCATCTTGATGTTCATCCAGTTCATGGCCAGTCAGGGCGGCGTGGTCGGTGCGGCCGGTGTGGCAATGTCGATGCTGCTGCCGATCGGCGGCGACCCGTTCTCGGCGTTGTCGATCGGTATCTGGGTGTGGATCTTCATCGTTCTGGCGATCATCATCCATCAGATCAACAAATATGAGTTGATCGAAAAGCTCTCCACGTGGCTGGTCGTGCTGGTCACGTTCTTGATCGTGCTGATGGTCTTCGGTATCCAGTTCACCGAGTTCGCGTGGACGGCCACCGATCTGGCCGACGGCATGAGGTTCCGGATCGCGGCCGGCTCGATGGGCATCGCACTGTCGATGTTCGGGCTGACCGGCGTGGGTGCCGGCGAGATCTCCGGCTATACCTTCTGGTGCGTCGAGAAGGGGTATGCGGCCTGGACCGGCCCCAACGATGGCTCGGACGAGTGGGTGGCCCGCGCTCGCGGTTGGATCTCGGTGATGAAGAAGGACGCCTGGGTGTCGTGGGTGATCTACACGCTGTCGACCGCGTCCTTCTACATGCTGGGGGCCACGGTCTTGCACAAGCAGAGCCTGGTGGTCGAAGGCAATGAACTGATTCTGACGATCTCGCGCATCTTCACCGACACCCTTGGCGCCTGGGTTGGCCCGGTCTTCCTCGTCTTCGCAGCCGTGGCGCTCTACAAGACGATTCTCGCGAACGTGCCGGGGTTGTCGCGGCAGACTGCTGCGTCCCTGGCAGTGTTCGGAGCTTACGACTGGACGAACGCCAAGAGCCGCAACAAGACGATGCGCGTTCTGATGGTCATCATGCCGATCTGCTGGGGTCTGCTCGCGACCGTGGTCAACTCGCCTCTTGTTCTGGTGATTCTCGGTGGCACGCTGAACGCCATCTATCTGATGGTGGTCGCGGTTGCGACCGTCTACCTGTCGTTCACCCAGACCGACAAGCGCATCAAGGACGGCCATGTGTTCATGGTCTATCTGATCATCTCGGGTATCGCGATCTTCGCCGTGGGTGCGATCGGACTGCACGACACACTGTTCTGA
- a CDS encoding DUF3710 domain-containing protein: MDEDDSDDDESDDADVEGEEPAEELDEWAALDASRDWRENGPFDLDEVDLDADDVERLDFGCVVLTPFKGMQMQLQVDQRTKKVQAALVMAGASAIEVALFAAPAHTSMVAEIRDEMIASTQKAGGKASLAEGPFGTEVRRIIPMKDPKGNKVVHVSRTWFAEGPRWMLRGVVMGEAGRATGIDGSSELVYEFFSNTVVRRDDQPRVPGDLIPMTLPKSVATTDAAEAEKTEAKG, from the coding sequence ATCGACGAGGATGACTCGGACGACGACGAATCAGACGATGCGGATGTCGAGGGGGAAGAACCGGCCGAGGAACTCGACGAATGGGCCGCATTGGACGCCAGCCGGGATTGGCGAGAGAACGGGCCGTTCGATCTAGACGAGGTCGATCTGGACGCCGACGACGTCGAGCGCCTCGACTTCGGCTGTGTCGTGCTGACCCCGTTCAAGGGCATGCAGATGCAGCTGCAGGTCGATCAGCGCACCAAGAAGGTGCAGGCGGCCCTGGTGATGGCCGGGGCGTCCGCGATTGAGGTCGCGCTGTTCGCGGCACCCGCTCACACGTCGATGGTCGCCGAGATCCGTGACGAGATGATCGCCTCCACGCAGAAGGCCGGGGGCAAGGCGTCGCTGGCCGAGGGACCGTTCGGCACCGAGGTGCGCCGGATCATCCCGATGAAAGACCCCAAGGGCAACAAGGTCGTCCATGTCTCGCGTACCTGGTTCGCGGAGGGCCCGCGCTGGATGCTGCGCGGCGTGGTGATGGGCGAGGCCGGCCGCGCCACCGGTATCGACGGCAGCTCGGAGCTGGTCTATGAGTTCTTCAGCAACACGGTGGTGCGCCGGGACGATCAACCCAGGGTGCCCGGCGATCTGATCCCGATGACCTTGCCGAAGTCGGTTGCGACGACCGATGCCGCCGAGGCAGAAAAGACCGAGGCCAAGGGCTGA
- the dut gene encoding dUTP diphosphatase: MTDADVVVPIRILDDGLPMPGYARPGDAGADLPTAIDVLIEPGERVLVPTGISVALPDGYAGFVHPRSGLAARSGLTIVNAPGTVDAGYRGEIKVVLLNTDLHIPIELHRGDLIAQLVVQQVARVRFEPVGELPASDRGDGGYGSTGGVAAWQGESPRA; the protein is encoded by the coding sequence GTGACTGACGCTGACGTGGTGGTGCCCATCCGGATACTCGACGACGGTTTGCCCATGCCGGGCTATGCCAGGCCCGGAGACGCCGGCGCTGACCTGCCGACCGCGATCGATGTGCTGATCGAGCCGGGGGAGCGGGTTCTGGTGCCGACCGGGATTTCTGTGGCGTTGCCCGACGGCTACGCCGGCTTCGTGCATCCACGGTCCGGTCTGGCGGCACGTAGCGGCCTGACGATCGTGAACGCTCCGGGCACGGTGGACGCCGGGTATCGCGGCGAGATCAAGGTCGTGCTCCTGAATACCGATCTGCACATACCGATCGAATTGCATCGAGGCGATCTGATCGCCCAACTCGTTGTCCAGCAAGTCGCCAGGGTGCGTTTCGAACCTGTGGGCGAACTACCGGCCAGCGACCGTGGCGACGGCGGGTATGGCTCGACCGGTGGGGTCGCAGCCTGGCAGGGCGAGTCACCGCGGGCCTGA
- a CDS encoding DUF4235 domain-containing protein: MSEEAKNSNQTSGLEYKIVAGALGALATFVVQKLIKSGWKQITGQEPPDPNDPDASAIAAVTWVAASAVGVSVVQMLVQRFAAKRYRSLGH; this comes from the coding sequence GTGAGCGAAGAAGCGAAGAACAGCAACCAGACTTCGGGGCTTGAATACAAGATCGTCGCGGGAGCACTTGGTGCTCTCGCCACCTTTGTCGTCCAGAAGCTGATCAAGAGCGGTTGGAAGCAGATCACGGGTCAGGAGCCGCCGGACCCCAATGATCCCGATGCTTCGGCGATAGCTGCGGTCACCTGGGTGGCTGCGAGTGCGGTCGGCGTCTCGGTCGTGCAAATGCTGGTGCAGCGTTTCGCCGCCAAGCGCTATCGCAGCCTCGGGCACTGA
- a CDS encoding DUF4193 domain-containing protein: MATDYDAPRKSDEEMSEDSLEELKSRRNDKQSGQVDEDEVEAAEAFELPGADLSHEELTVRVLPRQADEFTCASCFLVKHRSQLAETRGGLDYCVDCV, from the coding sequence ATGGCTACTGACTACGACGCTCCTCGTAAGTCCGATGAGGAGATGAGCGAGGATTCGCTCGAAGAGCTCAAGAGCCGCCGCAACGACAAGCAGTCCGGCCAGGTTGATGAGGACGAGGTTGAGGCCGCGGAAGCGTTTGAGCTGCCCGGCGCCGACCTGTCTCATGAAGAGCTGACCGTACGCGTGCTTCCTCGTCAGGCGGACGAATTCACCTGCGCATCATGCTTCCTGGTGAAGCATCGCAGCCAACTCGCGGAGACCCGCGGCGGCCTCGACTACTGCGTCGACTGCGTTTAG
- the sepH gene encoding septation protein SepH, translating into MGRHRASNKQLDHQGDRRMESALTPREIQARIRGGESLDDVAQAAGVSVEQIDIYAGPVFAEREHAASIARTSQLRGHRDPGAQRLLGEIVTDALSAQGVKPEDIHWDSWRDENRRWTVQISWPVADTEQHATFDFDMRGRTVAAKNAEAKTLVGESPQPVKRRTKVNPDAEPTVDLHDELAIVRVVQDDSEPPAVLPDAPSTRITKLPARDQESGNDSDEPDDYTDPELEQVDGVYDIVPNPRSDMDVLYDMLSGFNEDSVRIYTGLTQPVNPPPDPEPEEEPRPEAAARNPQTEKPRPSDPRSRRRGHHVLWTPDSAEQAADDSSLDEQTPPVADHPSSDASQPDATASPGQTEAGQPQTDRPEAASEQATRQPRKSSPKVARKPAEQTEQPAEQPHHRSVADEAAQEKPEQDALVQTPKQQSASKSRKRRKRASVPTWDEIMFGAPPPSNPSNS; encoded by the coding sequence ATAGGACGCCACCGTGCGTCCAACAAGCAGCTCGATCATCAGGGAGACCGGCGAATGGAAAGCGCACTGACACCGCGCGAGATTCAAGCCCGGATTCGGGGCGGGGAATCCCTCGACGACGTCGCGCAGGCCGCGGGAGTCTCGGTAGAACAGATCGATATCTATGCCGGACCGGTATTCGCAGAACGCGAACATGCCGCGAGCATTGCGCGCACTTCGCAGCTACGCGGGCATCGTGATCCCGGCGCGCAACGCCTGCTGGGCGAAATCGTCACGGATGCCTTGAGTGCACAGGGCGTCAAGCCAGAAGACATCCACTGGGATTCGTGGCGCGACGAGAACCGCCGCTGGACGGTGCAGATCAGCTGGCCGGTGGCAGACACCGAGCAACACGCCACATTCGACTTCGATATGCGCGGTCGTACCGTCGCCGCCAAGAACGCCGAAGCCAAGACACTGGTGGGTGAGAGCCCGCAACCGGTCAAGCGCCGGACGAAAGTGAACCCCGACGCCGAGCCGACCGTCGATCTGCACGACGAATTGGCGATCGTACGGGTCGTCCAAGACGACTCGGAGCCGCCCGCGGTGCTGCCGGACGCCCCTTCGACGCGCATCACAAAGCTTCCTGCCCGCGATCAAGAATCCGGGAATGACTCCGACGAACCCGATGACTACACCGATCCCGAACTCGAGCAGGTCGACGGGGTTTATGACATCGTCCCGAATCCACGTTCGGACATGGATGTGCTCTATGACATGTTGTCGGGATTCAACGAGGATTCGGTGCGCATCTATACCGGGCTGACCCAGCCGGTCAATCCACCTCCTGATCCCGAACCCGAGGAAGAGCCCCGGCCCGAGGCGGCCGCCCGGAATCCGCAGACCGAGAAACCGAGGCCTAGCGATCCCAGGTCCCGGCGCCGCGGTCACCACGTCTTGTGGACGCCGGACTCCGCCGAGCAAGCGGCCGACGATTCGTCTCTTGACGAGCAGACGCCACCGGTTGCAGACCATCCGAGCTCTGACGCCTCTCAGCCGGACGCTACGGCCTCCCCCGGTCAAACCGAGGCGGGGCAGCCGCAGACCGACCGGCCGGAGGCTGCGTCCGAGCAGGCCACGCGGCAACCCCGGAAAAGTTCACCCAAGGTGGCCCGGAAACCTGCCGAGCAGACCGAGCAGCCGGCCGAGCAACCGCACCACAGGTCGGTTGCCGACGAAGCCGCCCAGGAGAAACCGGAGCAAGATGCTCTGGTTCAAACACCCAAGCAGCAATCCGCGTCGAAGTCACGCAAACGGCGCAAGCGGGCATCGGTGCCGACCTGGGACGAGATCATGTTCGGCGCTCCCCCGCCCTCGAATCCGTCGAATTCGTAA
- a CDS encoding nucleotide pyrophosphatase/phosphodiesterase family protein: protein MSSIQLPDYGRSTLAEILPAVASHLLTEDGACDTPSAHDVLGIPDATRYVVVMVDGLGHHLLAAQRYRAPYLGGLLDTAIALTSAVPSTTATSLTTVGTGVAPGRHGIVGYSFRALNEIVNALAWDDRLDPLTFQPQPTWLERLQAHPDIAVSTVSLAKFRNSGLTRAALRGPKFIGLPSEDDTGRRIKQIVKASGQGERSLVYAYERRLDHAGHGVGCGSEEWVRTLDEVDAWLEQLHNALDPHTCLLVTGDHGMVDVPASHQIIIEDTPALASGLDLIGGEGRLRQLYCDRPAEVAARWRRFLGERAIVRRRQEAIDEGWFGPVDDRMRNRIGDVLVALLDDWAVMTLSKPGELTLVGQHGSLTPAEMRVPLLFDRLSPDP from the coding sequence GTGTCGTCGATTCAGCTTCCTGACTACGGCAGATCGACTCTCGCAGAGATCCTGCCCGCCGTCGCATCGCACCTCTTGACCGAAGATGGTGCGTGCGACACGCCTTCTGCTCACGACGTGCTGGGCATACCGGACGCAACCCGCTACGTCGTCGTGATGGTCGACGGCCTCGGCCACCATCTGCTGGCGGCCCAGCGTTATCGTGCGCCTTATCTGGGCGGCTTGCTCGATACGGCGATAGCGCTGACCAGTGCCGTGCCATCGACGACGGCGACGTCGCTGACCACCGTCGGCACCGGTGTCGCACCCGGACGCCACGGCATCGTCGGTTACTCGTTCAGGGCGCTGAACGAGATCGTCAACGCGCTCGCCTGGGATGACCGGCTTGACCCCTTGACCTTTCAGCCCCAACCCACCTGGCTGGAAAGACTGCAGGCGCATCCCGATATCGCGGTCAGCACCGTGTCGCTGGCGAAGTTCCGCAATTCGGGATTGACCAGGGCTGCCCTTCGTGGCCCAAAATTCATCGGCCTGCCCAGCGAGGACGACACCGGCCGCCGTATCAAGCAGATCGTCAAGGCGTCCGGGCAGGGCGAACGGTCGCTGGTCTATGCCTATGAGCGCCGGTTGGATCATGCCGGGCATGGCGTCGGTTGTGGTTCCGAAGAATGGGTTCGAACCCTGGACGAAGTGGACGCGTGGCTCGAGCAACTGCACAACGCCCTCGATCCCCATACCTGCCTGCTGGTAACCGGCGATCATGGCATGGTCGACGTACCGGCAAGCCACCAGATCATCATCGAAGACACCCCGGCGCTCGCCTCGGGGCTCGATCTCATCGGTGGCGAAGGACGCCTGCGTCAGCTTTACTGCGATCGCCCGGCCGAAGTCGCCGCCAGGTGGCGGCGCTTCCTCGGCGAGCGAGCCATCGTGAGACGTCGCCAAGAAGCCATCGATGAGGGATGGTTCGGCCCGGTCGACGACCGGATGCGCAATCGGATCGGTGATGTGCTGGTCGCTCTGCTCGACGACTGGGCGGTGATGACGTTATCGAAGCCCGGAGAACTCACGCTCGTGGGGCAACACGGTTCACTCACCCCCGCGGAGATGCGCGTCCCGTTGCTGTTCGATCGGCTGAGCCCCGATCCGTAG
- a CDS encoding DUF5998 family protein translates to MKRELKTGTGQLPPALLSQVNDCGFFPQLVTDSVGLAVGDEPVDVFLVHHEATFAPEGIGRHLSVLVLTATRLVVCHTDEHNGESGGPTAISSTESVPLRLLGTVAMTRVVSQPEQFGGDGAETVETWLTLSWNTMRRLELEPASCGDPSCTADHGFSGTSAAEDMVIRMSPVSDGAESVQRLVDFGTTLQHRVH, encoded by the coding sequence GTGAAACGAGAACTGAAGACCGGCACCGGCCAGCTACCACCGGCATTGCTGAGCCAGGTCAACGACTGCGGTTTCTTCCCACAGCTGGTTACCGATTCTGTGGGGCTGGCGGTCGGTGATGAGCCCGTGGATGTCTTTCTCGTCCATCACGAGGCGACTTTCGCTCCCGAAGGCATCGGACGCCACCTGTCGGTGCTGGTGCTCACCGCGACCCGGTTGGTGGTCTGCCATACCGATGAACACAACGGCGAGAGCGGTGGCCCCACGGCCATCAGCTCAACCGAATCGGTTCCGCTGCGGCTGCTGGGTACCGTCGCGATGACCAGAGTGGTTTCGCAGCCCGAACAATTCGGTGGTGACGGCGCCGAGACTGTCGAGACCTGGCTGACGCTCAGCTGGAACACGATGCGCAGGCTCGAACTGGAGCCGGCCAGCTGCGGCGACCCCTCCTGCACGGCAGACCACGGATTTTCCGGCACCTCGGCCGCCGAAGACATGGTGATCAGGATGAGCCCGGTGTCCGACGGCGCCGAAAGCGTGCAACGGCTCGTCGATTTCGGTACCACATTGCAGCACCGGGTGCACTGA
- a CDS encoding phosphatase domain-containing protein, whose translation MGSQQFVGTRIDDFFTDQVVEFLRHRGWRESIIPFTGYGSPEHVRVLGRLVLRPIKARSYLGMYAEAFLHRRGWRNFFNAGVPRRPVTVRVGDEELELMTDRGGYIDVTVKGTGLAEGWHEVTLSTDEAPETGAPIQIVGDDQHFGLISDVDDTILSTWLPRIALAAWNSFVMTEGNRQAVPGMARMYQKLLKDHPGAPIVYVSTGAWNTVPFLNRFMHRHGFPEGPMLLTDLGPTQNAWFRSGPDHKRRALAELARDFPHIKWVLVGDDGQHDPALYREFAELRPDHVQLIAIRQLSSTEQILAHGTAAVLRDSADLRWEPAVVTEVAGADGDDLAPQVREALDSD comes from the coding sequence ATGGGGTCACAGCAATTCGTCGGCACACGAATTGACGACTTCTTTACCGACCAGGTCGTGGAGTTTCTGCGCCACCGAGGTTGGCGCGAATCAATCATCCCGTTCACCGGCTACGGCTCACCCGAGCATGTGCGGGTTCTCGGACGCCTGGTGCTACGTCCGATCAAGGCCCGCAGCTACCTGGGTATGTATGCCGAGGCGTTCTTACATCGGCGCGGCTGGCGCAACTTCTTCAATGCCGGGGTTCCCAGGCGTCCGGTGACGGTACGCGTCGGCGACGAGGAACTCGAATTGATGACCGACCGGGGCGGCTATATCGACGTCACGGTGAAGGGTACCGGCCTGGCCGAAGGCTGGCACGAGGTGACACTGAGCACCGACGAGGCACCCGAGACCGGCGCCCCGATTCAGATCGTCGGCGACGACCAACATTTCGGACTGATCAGCGACGTCGACGACACCATCTTGTCGACCTGGCTGCCCAGGATCGCGCTGGCCGCATGGAATTCGTTCGTGATGACCGAGGGCAACCGCCAAGCCGTGCCGGGCATGGCAAGGATGTATCAGAAGCTGCTGAAGGACCACCCGGGCGCCCCCATCGTCTACGTATCGACCGGCGCCTGGAATACCGTGCCATTTCTGAATCGCTTCATGCACCGCCACGGTTTTCCCGAAGGGCCGATGCTGCTCACCGATCTCGGCCCCACCCAGAATGCCTGGTTCCGCAGCGGCCCCGATCACAAGCGCCGGGCCCTGGCAGAGCTGGCGCGTGACTTTCCCCATATCAAATGGGTGCTCGTCGGCGACGACGGGCAGCATGATCCGGCTCTCTACCGGGAATTCGCCGAGCTGCGTCCCGATCACGTGCAGCTGATCGCTATCAGGCAGCTGTCGTCAACCGAACAGATCCTCGCGCACGGCACGGCCGCAGTCTTGCGCGATTCTGCCGACCTCAGGTGGGAGCCTGCGGTGGTCACCGAGGTGGCCGGCGCCGACGGAGACGACCTAGCACCCCAGGTACGTGAAGCTCTCGACTCCGATTAA